A single genomic interval of Anopheles marshallii chromosome 2, idAnoMarsDA_429_01, whole genome shotgun sequence harbors:
- the LOC128710110 gene encoding trypsin alpha-4-like: MVPWLLSIVVTIVLSEEALAIESYEPRATGRIVGGRDVEIRDFPYQLSVQNDGYHVCGASVVSNRLALTAGHCCFGADVAKLSIRGGSTFHGDGGMLFTVNWFSIHPQYDHDNLNNDVCVLRITGTFLQHPNIAIIQITNSTTIPGGDQGIVSGWGAVETDGNSVSHLRATKVKILTQTQCNKRIRNSVTPTASMFCAGNVGRSICVGDGGGPLVYQQRQIGIVSFIVKECGGTEPAVYTRLSNKSVQDFITMEISNDQLRQLLERLNG, from the exons ATGGTGCCATGGCTATTGTCAATTGTTGTAACGATCGTTTTAAGCGAAGAAGCGTTGGCGATCGAGAGTTATGAACCACGCGCCACCGGACGTATCGTTGGTGGACGGGATGTAGAAATTCGAGACTTTCCGTATCAGCTATCAGTGCAAAATGATGGGTACCATGTCTGTGGAGCCTCGGTCGTGTCCAACCGTTTAGCATTAACTGCCGGTCATTGCTGCTTCGGTGCCGACGTGGCGAAA CTCTCCATTCGCGGAGGAAGTACATTCCACGGGGACGGTGGTATGTTGTTTACCGTCAACTGGTTTAGCATTCATCCTCAATATGATCATGATAATCTAAACAACGATGTGTGCGTGCTCCGGATCACTGGAACATTCCTGCAGCACCCAAACATAGCAATCATACAAATAACCAATAGTACAACCATTCCCGGCGGTGACCAGGGAATTGTTTCTGGCTGGGGTGCAGTGGAAACGGATGGAAACTCGGTATCGCATCTAAGGGCGACGAAAGTGAAAATTCTGACCCAGACACAGTGCAATAAGCGGATTCGGAATTCGGTTACGCCCACAGCAAG CATGTTTTGTGCCGGTAATGTAGGGAGGTCCATTTGTGTCGGCGATGGTGGAGGTCCTTTGGTGTACCAGCAGCGTCAAATAGGGATCGTGTCGTTCATCGTAAAGGAGTGCGGAGGGACCGAACCGGCAGTTTACACGCGCCTGTCCAACAAAAGCGTACAGGATTTCATTACAATGGAGATTTCCAACGACCAGCTACGCCAATTGTTGGAGCGCCTGAACGGATGA
- the LOC128710112 gene encoding trypsin-4-like, producing MRDKRPILILQARECESWPKIRQLLLLAVLIGGVLCMTIDHHKYYYSRQPALFRLLRKYNLWPRNQTVEYERPAQQLNVPNPFIYGGDSVAIESFPYQLSLRLEGTHVCGASVIAERWALSAAHCLDEALFASAITFRGGTPHRLAGGYIFPADQYFLHPKFDREILDYDAAVIHVTESFLIDPIRPVSLGNTNTIYPIPSAAVVSGWGTANDDGYTPLILQSLEV from the exons ATGAGAGATAAACGCCCAATTTTG ATACTGCAGGCTAGAGAGTGCGAGTCGTGGCCCAAAATTCGCCAGCTATTACTGCTGGCCGTACTGATAGGCGGTGTGCTGTGTATGACCATCG ATCACCACAAGTACTACTATTCCCGGCAGCCCGCGCTGTTCCGCTTGCTGCGAAAGTATAACCTGTGGCCCAGGAATCAAACGGTGGAGTATGAGCGACCGGCTCAGCAGCTCAACGTACCGAATCCGTTCATCTATGGAGGCGACAGTGTTGCGATTGAAAGCTTTCCCTATCAGCTATCGTTGCGGCTTGAGGGAACGCACGTTTGTGGTGCCTCAGTGATTGCCGAACGATGGGCATTGAGTGCGGCACACTGTCTGGACGAGGCACTGTTCGCATCCGCT ATTACGTTCCGCGGTGGAACTCCACATCGATTGGCCGGTGGTTACATATTCCCGGCGGATCAATATTTTCTGCATCCAAAGTTTGACCGGGAGATACTGGACTACGATGCGGCCGTGATACATGTGACGGAAAGTTTCCTCATCGATCCGATACGTCCGGTTAGTCTGGGTAACACCAACACGATCTACCCGATTCCTTCGGCTGCTGTCGTGTCCGGTTGGGGAACAGCGAATGATGATGGATACACACCGCTGATACTGCAATCGCTTGAAGTTTAG